The segment TTCCAAGCCATCGTGCGCGAAGCGGTTGTTTACGCGGTTGAAGATTTAGGGCTAGAATATCCCAAATTTCTTCCTCTGGTAGATGGCTCGGTAGCTTCTTATTTTTCCGATCATTTCCAAAGACAATTGATGTCGGGAATTATGGTGCAGGATTATCTGGGCCTTTGTCCCAAACCTTCCCACCGCGTGGAAGGCGGCGGTGCCACGGGAGGACTTAGCTTTCAGGCTGGTTGGAGAAATATCGCCTCCGGTTACATGGATGTCTGCATGGTCTACGGTTTTGAAACAATGAGCCATGTGGAGACATGGAAAGGGAATGAATTTATCGCGCTCGCTTCGGATGTCAGTTTTGATTTTCCGGTCGGCGGTTTTTATTCCGGCTACTACGCCATGATGGTGGTGCGCCACATGCAGGAATTTGGAACAACCGTGGAACAGTTAGCCCACATCTCCGTTAAAAATCATCGCAATGCCTATCACAACCCTTACGCCCAAAAGCGGCAGAAGTTGACGATTGCCGATGTGCGCAAATCAGAGATGGTCGCATGGCCTTTAACCCGTCTCGATATTTGCGTGATGAGCGATGGTGCGGCGGCGGTGGTGTTGGCATCGGAAGAGGGGGTTCAACGTCTGGAAAAAGCGGCGGGCAAAACACTTCCGAAAGTAAAAGTCACCGGTATCGGTTGCGGCACCGATGCCATGCGTATGTCGGACCGCCCCCGCAAAAAAGTCCCGCTTCTCTCTTTTGAAAAAGAATCCGATTACAAAAATTTGGAATACCCGGGCATTCACTCTTTCCGCGCGGGAAGATGCGCCGCCATTCAGGCGTACAAACATGCGGGCATAAACGATCCCCTGCAGGAACTGGACTTTGTCGAATTGCATGATGCGTATACCTCTTCCGAAATTCAAACCTATGAAGATTTGGGACTCTGCAGGTACGGAGAAGGTGGGGCGCTCGCCGCTTCCGGAAAAACATTTATGTCCGGCATTGATTACGGAATTCCGCTCAAAGAAAAACCGGTTTGTCCAGTCAACCCCTCGGGCGGATTGATCGCATGCGGGCATCCTGTTGGCGCCACGGGTCTCATGCAGGCGGTGTTTGGTTATTGGCAATTAAGCAACACGGTGGCAAAACATTTTAAAGACCCAACATTGCAGATCAAAAACGCAAAAAAAGGTTTGATCCACTCACACGCCGGAACGGGAACGTACGTAACCGTTTCCATTTTGGAAAAAGTTCTTGGTTCTTAGTTCTTGGTTCTTGGTTCTTGGTTGGATTGTTATGATGGGAATAGATAATTTTAAAGATTTGAATATATGGAAAAAAGGCATGGAGTTATGTGGCACAACGTATACGCTAACTGCTTCTTTTCCAAAAGAGGAATTGTATGGACTTACAGCACAAATGCGGCGTGCCTGTTTATCCGTTCCTTCCAATATTGCGGAAGGATTTTGCAGAAAATCCGGAGGGGACTTAAAAAGATTTTTATTGATTGCCAGAGGATCCTTGGCTGAATTGGAAACTCAGATGTTGTTTTCAATACAACAATCATATCTTACAAAAGAAAAGGCGGCCAATTTTTTGGAAGCTATTGAAAAATTGGGTCGAATGATCAACAGTTTTTATCAAACCGTGAGGTAAATTATGGCGAACCAAGAACCAAGAACTAAGAACCAAGAACCACGTATCAAAGAAACCACCGAAGGAACGGTTCTCTATAATGTACCGTTTCCAAAAAATATCGAATCGCTCAAAGATTTGACCCCCATCATTATTAAGCAACCGTATTCGGTCGATTATATTCATTCCTATGGTCAAGATTCTCCGTGGTTTGCGGGCCTCTCGAACAAAAAACTTCTAGGGACAAAATGCACCCGCTGTTCCTATGTTTTCGCTACACCAAAATTGGCGTGCATGGAATGCGGCGCCCCTTGCGACTGGATTGAACTTCCGCAAGAGGGGAAAGTGCATTCTTTCACCGTGTGCCATTTTGGCGCCGAATCCTTTTTGCACGAAACTCCTTTTGTATTGGGACTCATCGAATTCGAAGGGGCCAATACTTTAATGTTAAGCCGACTAATCGGACTAGACCCGGCCGAAGCAAACCTCAAATGGGTGGGCATGAAAGTAAAAGCCAAATTCCGCCGCAAATCCGAATTCAAACCCACAGACGTGTATTTCGTGCCGGCGTGATACTTCTTAAGCCTGTTGACATTTTATGTCTGTTTCGGTAGATTGGCAATATGGCCAAATTAGTGAACCAGACAGTTTTTGCCTCAAGAATAAAATCGAAAGGACTTTGTCTTTTTGGTGCAACGGATATCCGCGCACTTTTTGGGGTATCTGACTCCGCTTTGGCCTCGTTGCTTCATCGATACAAGAAACAGGGGTTTATCCTGCAGGTGAAGCGTGGACTCTATGCTTTTCCGGATGCACTGCCATCAGACCTTTATGTGGCGAACCGGCTTTATAGCCCATCTTATTTATCGCTTGAATTTGCGCTGTCCTATCACGGAGTCATTCCGGAGACAGTGTATGAAATCACTTCCGTAACCACCATGGCCACCCGCCGGTTTGAAACATTGGGGAAAATTTTTTCCTATCGCAAAATAAAAAAAATGGCCTACACCGGTTATGATGTCCAAAAGCAAAAAGGGACGGGTTTCTATATTGCCGATGCGGAAAAAGCCTTCGTTGACGCAAATTATTTCCGCCTGCTTGACGGTCTAAAACCGCTTTCCCGTTTTCGCAAAGAAAAAATCAATCCGAGAAAAGCCCTGCGATATGCGAAATTATTCGGCAACCTGAAACTTTTGAACATTATAAAAACCACATTAAAATCATGATCACCCTTGAAACACTTGAAAAATTGGCGCGAAAGTTTCAAACGGGGGTATTCCCAAATATCGTGCGCGAGTACTTTCAGCATATGTTTTTGGGAGAACTGTACCGATTTCCGGAAGCGGAAAAATTGCTTTTTAAAGGTGGCACGGCACTCCGTGTTGTTTATGGCAGTCCGCGTTTCTCCGAGGATTTGGATTTTTCCCTTTTTGGGGTATCGCAAAATCATGTGAAAACTTTTGTTGAAGAATTGTTTGTCGCCGTTCTCGCAAAGATGGAGTTGGTGGGAATAAAAGTTGAAGTAGGGGCAAAATCATATGCTACATCTGGAGGATATTTTGGCATGGCAACCTTTAAAATGTCTGAGTACCCGCCGGTGAGTGTAGAAATCAACGTCTCAACGCGCAAAGGCAGAAACAGGCAGGGCGAAGTGGACAATGTGGCAAGTGATTTTACGCCAACCTATACCGTCGTTCACCTGCCGCAAAACAAACTCGTGGAGGAGAAAGTTTTTGGCGCCCTTCGGGAACGCAAGAAACCGCGCGACTTCTATGATCTTTATTTTCTGATGCGCAAAGGTATGCTTTCTCCCGATCAAAAAAAACGGCTTTCTGAAATGAAAGATAAAATTATCAAGGATGCAATAAAAATTGATTTTCGCGGCGAACTTGGCGCTTTTTTGCCGACGAACCAACAAGCCATTATTCGTGATTTTGTAAGAGCCCTCAAAGCGGAAATGAACCGACAAACCGGATGATATATTGACCAAAATGTAGCCGCTACTTTTTGGTTAAACCCACAGACGTCTATTTCGTGCCGGCATAAGGTGGTTCTTGGTAAGTGGTATCAAATCTGTTAGCCTTTTACACATGACACGGGCATCCCACGAAAAAATCATTCAAATACCCATGAGTGTTTTTGAATCGGCTGATTCCAAAGAAGATTTGGAAGATTGGTTGATATCGCATGATGCCGATTTTATTGAGGAGCTACGTCGCATCAAAACTGAAGCAGATCAGGGAAAGGGAAGACCCCTTTCAGAACTGGCCAAAAAATGGAATATCAAGCCCTGATTCTTCGCTCCGCCGAAAAAAACATTGATAATCTCACACCAACTATCCGGGAAACAATTTTCCGCCGCGTTCAGTGGCTGGCAAACCATGCCGAAAACGTCATCCATCATCCCTTAAAAGGAATGCCGGATGATTTGAGAGGACTGTGTAAATTTCGAATCGGTGATTACAGAGTTCTATTTGTAGGGGCTTGCGTCGCCCCCTCCACCGGCAAAGCCGGCGGAACCTCCCCCTCACGTTCGCTTTGCTCACTCGATACTGGAAAAACGATTTAAAACATGAAATCCAGATTTTTCGCGTTCGCCACCGCTCCGA is part of the Deltaproteobacteria bacterium genome and harbors:
- a CDS encoding type IV toxin-antitoxin system AbiEi family antitoxin domain-containing protein, which gives rise to MAKLVNQTVFASRIKSKGLCLFGATDIRALFGVSDSALASLLHRYKKQGFILQVKRGLYAFPDALPSDLYVANRLYSPSYLSLEFALSYHGVIPETVYEITSVTTMATRRFETLGKIFSYRKIKKMAYTGYDVQKQKGTGFYIADAEKAFVDANYFRLLDGLKPLSRFRKEKINPRKALRYAKLFGNLKLLNIIKTTLKS
- a CDS encoding thiolase domain-containing protein (Catalyzes the synthesis of acetoacetyl coenzyme A from two molecules of acetyl coenzyme A. It can also act as a thiolase, catalyzing the reverse reaction and generating two-carbon units from the four-carbon product of fatty acid oxidation) yields the protein MKDVYLVAGGVSKFAKARPDKTFQAIVREAVVYAVEDLGLEYPKFLPLVDGSVASYFSDHFQRQLMSGIMVQDYLGLCPKPSHRVEGGGATGGLSFQAGWRNIASGYMDVCMVYGFETMSHVETWKGNEFIALASDVSFDFPVGGFYSGYYAMMVVRHMQEFGTTVEQLAHISVKNHRNAYHNPYAQKRQKLTIADVRKSEMVAWPLTRLDICVMSDGAAAVVLASEEGVQRLEKAAGKTLPKVKVTGIGCGTDAMRMSDRPRKKVPLLSFEKESDYKNLEYPGIHSFRAGRCAAIQAYKHAGINDPLQELDFVELHDAYTSSEIQTYEDLGLCRYGEGGALAASGKTFMSGIDYGIPLKEKPVCPVNPSGGLIACGHPVGATGLMQAVFGYWQLSNTVAKHFKDPTLQIKNAKKGLIHSHAGTGTYVTVSILEKVLGS
- a CDS encoding Zn-ribbon domain-containing OB-fold protein, which codes for MANQEPRTKNQEPRIKETTEGTVLYNVPFPKNIESLKDLTPIIIKQPYSVDYIHSYGQDSPWFAGLSNKKLLGTKCTRCSYVFATPKLACMECGAPCDWIELPQEGKVHSFTVCHFGAESFLHETPFVLGLIEFEGANTLMLSRLIGLDPAEANLKWVGMKVKAKFRRKSEFKPTDVYFVPA
- a CDS encoding four helix bundle protein translates to MMGIDNFKDLNIWKKGMELCGTTYTLTASFPKEELYGLTAQMRRACLSVPSNIAEGFCRKSGGDLKRFLLIARGSLAELETQMLFSIQQSYLTKEKAANFLEAIEKLGRMINSFYQTVR
- a CDS encoding nucleotidyl transferase AbiEii/AbiGii toxin family protein, which translates into the protein MITLETLEKLARKFQTGVFPNIVREYFQHMFLGELYRFPEAEKLLFKGGTALRVVYGSPRFSEDLDFSLFGVSQNHVKTFVEELFVAVLAKMELVGIKVEVGAKSYATSGGYFGMATFKMSEYPPVSVEINVSTRKGRNRQGEVDNVASDFTPTYTVVHLPQNKLVEEKVFGALRERKKPRDFYDLYFLMRKGMLSPDQKKRLSEMKDKIIKDAIKIDFRGELGAFLPTNQQAIIRDFVRALKAEMNRQTG